Proteins co-encoded in one Salarias fasciatus chromosome 4, fSalaFa1.1, whole genome shotgun sequence genomic window:
- the arl4d gene encoding ADP-ribosylation factor-like protein 4D: MGNQLTEIAPSTPFLPAFQSMHVVVIGLDSAGKTSLLYRLKLREFVETIPTKGFNMERIKVPMGNSKTSMTSFQVWDVGGQEKLRPLWKSYTRRTDGLVFVVDAAESERMEEAKVELHRIARSAENQGVPVLVLANKQDLEGAMSAAEVEKALALHEMSSSTLHHTQACSALDGQGLQPGLEKLYEMVLKRKKMLRHSKKKR, from the exons ATGGGGAACCAGCTGACCGAGATCGCCCCCAGCACGCCGTTCCTGCCCGCCTTCCAGTCCATGCACGTGGTGGTGATCGGCCTGGACTCGGCGGGGAAGACCTCGCTCCTCTACAGACTGAAGCTGCGCGAGTTCGTGGAGACCATCCCCACCAAGGGCTTCAACATGGAGCGCATCAAGGTGCCCATGGGCAACTCCAAGACCAGCATGACCAGCTTCCAGGTGTGGGACGTGGGCGGCCAGGAGAAGCTGCGGCCGCTGTGGAAGTCGTACACCCGGCGGACCGACGGCCTGGTGTTCGTGGTGGACGCCGCCGAGAGCGAGCGCATGGAGGAGGCCAAGGTGGAGCTGCACCGCATCGCCCGGTCCGCGGAGAACCAAGGCGTGCCCGTGCTGGTTCTGGCCAACAAGCAGGATCTGGAGGGAGCCATGTCGGCCGCGGAG GTGGAGAAGGCCCTGGCCCTCCATGAGATGAGCTCGTCCACGCTGCACCACACTCAGGCCTGCTCGGCGCTGGACGGCCAGGGCCTGCAGCCCGGCCTGGAGAAGCTGTACGAGATGgtcctgaagaggaagaagatgctgcGACACAGCAAGaagaagagatga